A stretch of Methanobrevibacter sp. YE315 DNA encodes these proteins:
- a CDS encoding universal stress protein codes for MFDVIAVPVDGSNYGYQAADVAIEIAKRFNSKIAAVHVLEEFSFSSYDSEEDSGDAILAKITEKANEAGIEVIEHLLTADPLRDMKFIIDQTRADLVVIHAHGANNNRFVSFDENNVSDTQIGSVSERLIRNSEVPVLLVK; via the coding sequence ATGTTTGATGTGATTGCAGTTCCTGTAGACGGTTCTAATTATGGATATCAGGCGGCTGACGTAGCTATTGAAATAGCTAAAAGATTCAACTCTAAAATTGCTGCCGTTCATGTTCTGGAGGAATTTTCATTCAGCAGCTATGATTCGGAAGAGGATTCTGGTGATGCGATTTTGGCAAAAATCACTGAAAAGGCAAATGAAGCAGGTATTGAGGTCATCGAACATCTGCTTACTGCAGACCCATTAAGGGACATGAAGTTCATAATAGACCAGACACGTGCGGATTTGGTTGTCATACATGCGCATGGGGCGAATAACAATAGATTCGTATCATTTGATGAGAATAATGTCTCAGATACACAAATAGGTTCAGTCTCAGAAAGGCTTATTAGGAATTCTGAAGTTCCGGTATTATTGGTAAAATAA
- a CDS encoding DUF3320 domain-containing protein produces MLNKSDNIIEREFKNLRKELLDLTLRNQLLNFKSRAKTLTIVNQSPTNLFQTLVLQENKMYFVANKKDKKEDKSSVWDHIPFDLSMFSEGDKKLATDLTPKELQKRLYYINNQAKTMLQEQGYNILYLAIGFLEWKDKSKPRQKNNAPLVLIPVSMERKKVGESFNLEWTGEDIQTNISLKAKLLEAGIELPNFEFKRYGEVIDHYIASVRRAVSRMEGWDVNSNVALGFFSFTKFVMYNDLNPDAWAENVDLTKNELIQAIFNPAKNDQEAFREEDIDSRLEYQNMYQVLDADSSQIAAIQDVKAGRNLVVEGPPGTGKSQTIVNLIAELLAEGKSVLFVSEKMAALDVVKDRLTAVGLGKFVLELHSHKTRRKKFLKDLQKATNVRAQEPLNIDQTIRKLETLRRQLDDYSQIIHKPVFAVNLSAFQLYGMKESADDHFATKGMIMPLVRFENPESVSLKDLDDMKIALENLAELYQTISKENPWSKCAPKSLLPADLREIEMLINDTLFALDNFLVERGRVYDIYGIKQPNTLNEFQNSLSAFEIIKSQNAELIDGSIIKSGAWNTNNDDAYKLIYELEKYQKYSGALTKFNQSIFQADIDRLIYELRNISHKKFRFFNNKQHIELVERYYAVPVPGSVDEIIRDLQEAKAVIKIRKNLEANEALGKKYYGGYWHLNANVNDLKAIAKWMSEFTALVREGTFSENTIDLMSKDLFDIKPERDLAEYIDSGEEFVRVLSKLKDKLNPRSKLIFKRETGDVPFEAWQEQLYNWRGQLSSLHLWSQYLNTKNALKTSNAKMFVDSIEKRNIKKEDIEALVEGNFADSLLNILFVENHELATFVGELHENRIREFKDLDKKILVLNRKRIFQKLNSNIPKIFGGTENPQAKILAGEFTRKSGHMPVRKLLEKAGGMIKQIKPCFMMSPLSIAQYLDPTNEELQFDVVIFDEASQVKPEDALGAFMRGKTAVVMGDTQQLPPTSFFDQMSDAESDEEEATSLDMESILHLCKLSFPVKMLKWHYRSRHESLITVSNREFYDDDLLVYPSPSHNDPELGLKFHYNPNTAYHRGSSSANPLEAQDVADEIFNHFEKYGDTKSLGVGTFSVAQKNAILEALEVKRKERPEFEPLFSENKEERFFVKNLETIQGDERDVILISVGYGYDEDRKMSLNFGPLNQDGGERRLNVLITRAREKCVVFSNFKAYDMKLTANPPYGVKSLREFLEYAENLTLGTQQGEAYTQEPFEDAIASFLEENGYTVDRQIGCAGFRVDLAIVDDENPGKYILGITTDGKMYSSSKVARDRDRLREQVLTGLGWKLYHLWSTDWYRNRDLGRKKLLDSVEKSIRKTRAEEKRRSEEEKALAEKRRLEAEKKAEELRIAREREEAERKMKEEDSSDDINIEDIGPASFVEVEKPDEDILEKPIDVSEIDPSEFFEDEPKGSINEDNISKESPSEFVNVGSEDTKEEYKEDPSEFVNAEPASDEVKFEEDSSQFVENPDDEDIVNEDVKTPTSEEHITSESEDEFEGIVKDDAKTPTSEEPISSESEEDVVDIDSEVWESDEGVSPEDNAEVWENEKDYADENNDSISKLISDKFKSILKSVEEDENEEKASFFSGLKFTKDLGKNSDLNQDITQTVDDIDVDDVITPEPIDDEEIEIEKPDDEYEPPKSKVKFTSKMDLDSDDLSDESPENKNVNDDYIDVEPEEAVEETPKKSKSKKKEQEPIIEEEKVDLGSDDDYIYVDHSHDDERVLDDETDFAFDEKIDFVSDDEVGSVEEEKVDLGSDVKADFVEEEKVDLGSDVKADFVEEEKVDLGSDDDYIYVDHSHDDEHVLDDEEPVEQEFNDDSTKENVEMEIDEKPQAHRHKPNRTGFVKSFISDVVAGESKLEKEEVETVRGEVMQEDEIPIYKPAPNDDSVVEAEIVNGEEELNALNDNLPDWDNDDDLERPAPKMDYTEDEELNIFTDKDLDLGNEIHDEAMDIVDKAMKDFIDEVFENEDLIKEVSNAENVNKKSKEPVFGREISPDVYDEFDRPKVKEDAYEEEVYDFNNDYRESEIKDDISYEAEEFVEVEPEITEEEQSPKDEIGDGVTYYQGSNDATSKLKKNNFYYEDENRPRSVRESIKGFKKDMQYINKSLKEIENPTQIDYVSVVDRTEEYDPNDYLSRPSDDDSDKIIEMEEGLTFAEKEEQRIKKEMQREALEKEIASDEHVMVPVHERERREELKDRALEDIILSANEDYKEIEKERHRQDNQLKAFDDQKLPGKRKMEDEIIDYVEVNDIGLHSQDDLYNRPIGDVAKSVNDIVDVEGPIHVSEVTRRIKDSCDIKRAGSNLKKRVNLAIDEAEKSGDIIRIGDFLYDASNNNIVIRKRDKPNIDLISDEEIAKNIETVIIHKPNLTTKQVAKETSRNFGFKSTSKKTATRITSVLDLMIANNKVKIENDIVELK; encoded by the coding sequence ATGTTAAATAAATCAGATAATATAATTGAAAGGGAGTTTAAGAATCTACGTAAGGAGCTTTTAGATTTAACATTAAGAAATCAGCTTCTTAACTTCAAATCAAGAGCTAAAACCCTCACCATAGTAAATCAGTCTCCTACAAACCTTTTCCAGACATTGGTTCTGCAGGAAAACAAAATGTATTTTGTAGCCAATAAGAAGGACAAGAAGGAAGACAAATCTTCAGTCTGGGATCATATTCCATTTGATCTGTCAATGTTTTCTGAAGGAGACAAGAAGTTAGCTACCGATTTGACCCCAAAGGAACTTCAAAAAAGATTGTATTATATAAATAACCAAGCTAAAACAATGCTTCAGGAACAGGGTTATAATATCCTTTATCTGGCAATAGGATTCTTAGAGTGGAAGGACAAATCCAAGCCAAGACAGAAAAACAATGCCCCTTTAGTGTTGATTCCAGTTTCAATGGAAAGGAAAAAGGTTGGGGAGTCATTCAACCTTGAATGGACTGGAGAGGATATTCAGACTAACATTTCACTTAAGGCTAAATTATTGGAAGCGGGAATAGAACTTCCTAATTTTGAATTTAAAAGGTATGGTGAAGTAATCGACCATTATATTGCTAGCGTCCGCCGTGCAGTGTCACGAATGGAAGGATGGGATGTAAACAGTAATGTGGCTTTAGGTTTCTTTAGTTTTACCAAATTTGTAATGTATAATGACTTAAACCCGGATGCATGGGCGGAAAATGTTGACTTGACCAAAAACGAATTGATACAGGCCATCTTCAACCCTGCCAAAAACGACCAGGAAGCATTCAGGGAAGAGGACATTGATTCAAGACTGGAATACCAGAACATGTATCAGGTTCTTGACGCTGATTCCTCACAAATCGCTGCAATTCAGGATGTAAAGGCAGGGCGTAACCTTGTTGTGGAAGGACCTCCTGGAACAGGTAAGTCACAGACAATCGTTAATTTAATTGCTGAACTTTTAGCGGAAGGAAAGTCAGTTTTATTCGTATCAGAAAAGATGGCTGCGTTGGATGTGGTAAAGGACAGATTGACTGCAGTCGGTTTGGGTAAATTCGTATTGGAGCTTCACTCCCACAAGACAAGGAGGAAAAAGTTCCTCAAGGACTTGCAGAAGGCAACAAATGTAAGGGCTCAGGAGCCTTTAAACATTGACCAGACCATCCGTAAACTGGAGACCTTGCGCCGCCAGCTTGATGATTATTCCCAAATCATTCACAAACCTGTATTTGCTGTAAACCTCTCAGCGTTCCAGTTGTATGGTATGAAGGAATCCGCTGATGATCATTTTGCAACAAAAGGCATGATAATGCCTCTGGTCAGGTTTGAAAATCCAGAATCCGTTTCCCTGAAGGATTTGGATGACATGAAAATAGCTTTGGAAAACTTGGCTGAGCTTTATCAGACAATTTCAAAGGAAAACCCTTGGAGCAAATGCGCTCCTAAAAGTCTGCTTCCGGCTGATTTGAGGGAAATCGAAATGCTCATCAACGATACACTCTTTGCATTGGACAATTTCCTTGTTGAACGTGGAAGGGTTTATGATATCTATGGAATAAAGCAGCCTAATACATTGAATGAATTTCAAAATTCACTTTCAGCCTTTGAGATTATAAAATCCCAGAATGCAGAACTGATTGACGGAAGCATAATCAAATCCGGTGCATGGAATACTAACAACGACGATGCATATAAATTAATATATGAGCTTGAAAAGTATCAAAAATATTCAGGAGCTTTAACCAAATTCAACCAAAGCATTTTCCAGGCAGATATTGACAGACTGATATACGAGCTAAGAAACATTTCACACAAGAAATTCAGATTCTTTAATAACAAACAGCACATTGAACTTGTCGAAAGATATTATGCAGTGCCTGTTCCGGGCAGTGTTGATGAAATCATAAGGGATTTGCAGGAAGCAAAAGCCGTAATAAAAATCAGAAAGAACCTGGAAGCCAATGAAGCATTAGGCAAAAAATATTACGGTGGCTATTGGCACCTGAATGCAAATGTAAACGATTTGAAAGCCATTGCAAAATGGATGAGTGAATTTACAGCGCTTGTGCGTGAAGGAACATTTTCCGAAAATACAATTGACCTGATGAGCAAGGATTTATTCGATATCAAACCCGAAAGGGACCTTGCAGAATATATTGACTCCGGTGAAGAGTTTGTAAGAGTCTTATCCAAACTTAAGGATAAGCTAAACCCAAGAAGCAAATTAATCTTCAAAAGGGAAACCGGGGACGTTCCATTTGAAGCATGGCAGGAACAACTATACAACTGGAGAGGACAACTTTCCAGCCTTCACTTATGGTCCCAATATTTGAATACCAAAAATGCGCTTAAAACATCCAATGCAAAGATGTTTGTAGATTCAATAGAAAAAAGAAACATCAAAAAAGAGGATATTGAAGCATTGGTTGAAGGAAACTTCGCAGATTCACTTTTAAATATATTATTTGTTGAAAATCATGAACTTGCAACATTTGTAGGCGAGCTTCATGAAAACAGAATCCGAGAATTCAAAGACCTGGACAAAAAGATTTTAGTTTTAAACAGAAAAAGGATATTCCAAAAACTCAACAGCAACATTCCAAAAATATTTGGAGGAACAGAAAATCCGCAGGCAAAGATACTCGCTGGAGAGTTTACAAGAAAAAGCGGACACATGCCTGTAAGAAAATTATTAGAAAAGGCAGGTGGAATGATAAAACAAATCAAGCCTTGTTTCATGATGTCTCCATTGTCCATTGCGCAGTATTTGGATCCGACAAATGAGGAACTGCAGTTTGATGTAGTTATCTTTGACGAAGCAAGTCAGGTAAAACCGGAAGATGCGCTCGGTGCATTCATGAGAGGAAAAACAGCAGTGGTAATGGGAGATACCCAACAACTGCCTCCGACTTCATTTTTCGACCAGATGTCTGATGCTGAAAGCGATGAAGAGGAAGCTACATCCCTTGATATGGAAAGTATCCTTCATTTATGTAAACTTTCATTCCCTGTAAAAATGCTCAAATGGCACTACCGTAGCCGCCACGAATCATTGATTACAGTTTCAAACAGGGAATTTTATGATGATGACTTATTGGTTTACCCTTCACCTTCACACAATGACCCTGAACTAGGTTTGAAGTTCCATTATAACCCGAACACTGCATATCACAGAGGTTCATCATCTGCAAATCCGCTGGAAGCGCAAGATGTTGCAGATGAAATATTCAACCACTTTGAAAAGTATGGGGATACTAAAAGTTTGGGTGTCGGAACATTTTCCGTTGCACAGAAAAATGCAATCCTTGAAGCACTGGAAGTAAAACGTAAGGAAAGACCTGAATTCGAACCGTTATTCTCAGAAAATAAGGAAGAACGTTTCTTCGTTAAAAACCTTGAAACAATCCAAGGGGATGAAAGGGATGTCATTCTTATCAGTGTAGGGTACGGTTATGATGAAGACAGAAAAATGTCACTTAACTTCGGTCCGCTAAACCAAGACGGTGGTGAAAGAAGGCTGAACGTATTGATCACACGTGCAAGGGAAAAATGTGTGGTATTTTCAAACTTTAAGGCTTATGACATGAAACTGACAGCCAATCCTCCTTATGGTGTGAAATCCTTAAGGGAATTTTTGGAATATGCTGAAAACCTGACTTTAGGGACCCAACAAGGAGAAGCATATACTCAAGAACCGTTTGAAGATGCAATTGCCAGCTTTTTGGAAGAAAACGGATATACCGTTGACAGACAAATAGGATGTGCTGGATTTAGAGTGGACTTGGCTATAGTCGATGATGAAAATCCTGGAAAATACATTCTGGGCATAACAACTGATGGAAAGATGTATTCATCAAGCAAAGTAGCCCGTGACAGGGACAGACTGCGTGAACAGGTGCTCACAGGATTAGGCTGGAAACTTTATCACTTATGGTCTACCGATTGGTATAGAAACAGGGATTTGGGACGTAAAAAGCTCCTGGATTCTGTTGAAAAATCCATTCGAAAAACCCGTGCAGAAGAAAAACGCAGGTCCGAAGAGGAAAAAGCGCTGGCAGAAAAAAGAAGATTGGAAGCTGAGAAAAAAGCTGAAGAATTGCGCATAGCCCGTGAAAGAGAAGAAGCTGAAAGAAAAATGAAAGAAGAAGATTCTTCAGATGATATAAACATTGAAGATATCGGTCCTGCCAGCTTTGTTGAAGTTGAAAAGCCGGATGAGGACATACTTGAAAAACCAATTGATGTAAGTGAAATAGATCCATCAGAATTCTTTGAAGATGAGCCTAAAGGTTCCATTAATGAAGACAATATATCTAAGGAAAGTCCTTCTGAGTTCGTAAATGTTGGAAGTGAAGACACTAAGGAGGAATATAAGGAAGACCCTTCCGAATTTGTCAATGCAGAGCCTGCAAGCGATGAGGTTAAATTTGAAGAAGATTCCTCACAATTTGTAGAAAACCCTGATGATGAAGACATTGTCAATGAAGATGTCAAAACACCAACTTCCGAAGAGCATATAACTTCTGAAAGTGAAGATGAGTTTGAAGGTATTGTCAAAGATGATGCCAAAACACCAACTTCCGAAGAGCCTATATCTTCTGAAAGCGAAGAAGATGTTGTAGACATTGATTCTGAAGTTTGGGAATCAGATGAGGGTGTATCTCCTGAAGACAACGCTGAAGTTTGGGAAAATGAAAAGGACTATGCTGATGAAAACAATGATTCAATATCAAAACTCATTAGTGACAAATTTAAATCAATCTTGAAATCCGTTGAAGAAGATGAAAACGAAGAAAAAGCTTCATTCTTCTCAGGACTCAAATTCACTAAGGACTTAGGTAAAAATTCAGATTTAAATCAGGATATTACTCAGACAGTCGATGATATTGATGTTGATGATGTAATCACACCTGAACCTATTGACGATGAGGAAATCGAAATTGAAAAACCTGATGATGAATATGAACCTCCAAAATCCAAAGTAAAATTCACAAGTAAAATGGATTTGGATTCCGATGATTTATCCGATGAAAGCCCTGAAAATAAAAATGTAAATGATGATTATATTGATGTAGAGCCTGAAGAGGCAGTTGAAGAAACTCCTAAAAAATCCAAATCTAAGAAAAAAGAACAGGAACCAATAATCGAAGAGGAAAAAGTTGATTTGGGTTCTGATGATGATTATATCTATGTTGACCACAGTCATGATGACGAGCGCGTTTTGGATGATGAAACTGATTTCGCTTTCGATGAGAAAATCGACTTTGTCAGTGATGATGAAGTTGGCTCTGTTGAAGAGGAAAAAGTTGATTTGGGTTCTGATGTGAAAGCTGACTTTGTTGAAGAGGAAAAAGTTGATTTGGGTTCTGATGTGAAAGCTGACTTTGTTGAAGAGGAAAAAGTTGATTTGGGTTCTGATGATGATTACATTTATGTTGACCACAGTCATGATGATGAGCATGTTTTAGATGATGAAGAACCTGTAGAACAGGAATTTAATGATGATTCAACAAAAGAAAATGTTGAAATGGAAATTGATGAAAAACCGCAAGCCCACAGACACAAACCTAATAGAACCGGCTTTGTCAAGTCATTTATTTCTGATGTTGTTGCCGGTGAATCCAAGCTTGAAAAAGAAGAAGTCGAAACAGTTAGAGGTGAAGTAATGCAGGAAGATGAAATTCCGATATATAAACCTGCACCGAATGACGATTCTGTCGTTGAAGCTGAAATCGTCAATGGTGAAGAGGAACTGAATGCCCTCAATGATAATTTGCCTGACTGGGATAATGATGATGACCTTGAAAGGCCAGCTCCTAAAATGGATTATACAGAAGATGAGGAGCTGAATATTTTCACAGACAAAGATCTTGATTTAGGCAATGAAATCCATGATGAAGCTATGGACATTGTTGATAAGGCAATGAAGGACTTTATAGATGAAGTATTCGAAAATGAGGATTTGATTAAAGAAGTTTCAAATGCCGAAAATGTCAATAAGAAATCTAAAGAACCAGTGTTTGGAAGAGAAATCTCACCTGACGTTTATGATGAATTCGATAGGCCTAAGGTCAAAGAAGATGCCTATGAAGAGGAAGTTTATGATTTTAACAATGATTATCGTGAATCTGAAATTAAAGATGATATTTCCTATGAAGCCGAGGAGTTTGTTGAGGTTGAACCTGAAATAACTGAAGAAGAGCAAAGCCCTAAAGATGAAATCGGTGATGGGGTCACATATTACCAAGGGTCAAATGATGCTACAAGCAAACTCAAAAAGAATAATTTCTACTATGAAGATGAAAACAGGCCTAGATCTGTCAGGGAATCCATTAAAGGATTTAAAAAGGACATGCAGTATATCAACAAGTCCTTAAAGGAAATTGAAAACCCGACACAAATAGATTATGTTTCTGTTGTCGATAGGACAGAGGAATATGACCCTAATGATTATCTGTCAAGACCAAGTGATGATGACTCAGATAAAATCATCGAAATGGAAGAAGGATTAACATTTGCAGAAAAAGAAGAGCAGAGAATTAAAAAAGAAATGCAAAGGGAAGCGCTTGAAAAAGAAATAGCCAGTGATGAACATGTAATGGTTCCAGTTCATGAACGTGAAAGAAGAGAGGAGCTTAAAGACCGGGCTTTGGAAGATATTATTTTAAGCGCAAATGAAGATTATAAGGAAATTGAAAAGGAAAGGCATAGACAGGACAATCAGCTTAAGGCATTCGATGACCAAAAGCTTCCGGGCAAAAGAAAAATGGAAGATGAGATTATAGATTATGTTGAAGTTAATGACATCGGCTTGCACTCACAGGATGACTTATATAACAGGCCTATTGGAGATGTGGCCAAATCAGTCAATGATATTGTCGATGTTGAAGGGCCTATTCATGTCAGTGAAGTAACAAGAAGAATCAAGGACAGCTGTGACATTAAGAGGGCAGGATCCAATTTGAAAAAACGTGTAAACTTGGCTATCGATGAAGCGGAAAAATCCGGTGACATCATAAGGATTGGAGATTTCCTATATGACGCTTCAAACAACAATATTGTTATCAGAAAAAGGGATAAGCCGAACATCGATTTGATTTCCGATGAGGAAATTGCCAAAAATATAGAAACCGTCATTATCCATAAGCCTAATTTGACTACCAAACAGGTTGCTAAAGAGACTTCACGTAATTTCGGATTTAAATCAACATCTAAAAAGACTGCAACAAGAATAACCAGTGTTTTGGATTTGATGATTGCAAACAATAAAGTGAAAATTGAAAATGATATTGTTGAGCTTAAATAG
- a CDS encoding ATP-binding cassette domain-containing protein: MIKVENVSKVYELADGTSVSALKNVSFEVEEGEILGIMGKSGSGKTTLLRAIRGVEHIDEGSISVGDVKVTSESSQFYYNNLKKETAIHLQRSFGLWPDTVRENVLRKLYARRYFDEGDTNFETAESEFGDEADELLELVSLTHKADHYASVLSGGEKQRLIMARQLAKQPKALLLDEPATMACPKTKQEILDAVKKINKELNITVIVVSHLPDVQKYLADRVILLEDGEIADEGSPEKICDEFMEDMDDIVDIKNISTDEDVIDVKDIYKRFYLLTGGEVLQIEDVNFKVKKENILSIIGPSGAGKTVLLRMLGGLDDPDKGEVLYKLDDGTWADIDIPGMNRMKIRSKLGFMHQEFALSHYATVLNQLAVRLGYKNDNIIKEAQERARRVGLSEELLDSFYLLTDLPEVEARDRLRQIGLDSDILDDLFPRFPETATKEAVADIFESLDLDMDILYRKSYELSGGQKVRVMLALILVSRPKYLLLDEPFGDLDPVTLRDVTNALKTISKDYGITIVMISHNTDFIKELSNRAIFMDDGKIIDDSEDIDQIVGNFIDFCHADYLKGD, from the coding sequence ATGATAAAAGTTGAGAATGTAAGTAAAGTTTATGAATTGGCTGATGGGACTTCAGTCAGCGCACTTAAGAATGTAAGTTTCGAAGTTGAAGAAGGAGAGATATTGGGAATCATGGGAAAAAGTGGTTCCGGTAAGACTACACTTTTAAGGGCGATTAGAGGCGTAGAACATATTGATGAAGGAAGCATTAGTGTAGGCGATGTTAAAGTAACTTCTGAATCCTCTCAATTCTATTATAATAATCTTAAAAAAGAAACCGCAATTCACCTTCAAAGGTCCTTTGGTTTATGGCCTGACACTGTACGTGAAAATGTTTTAAGAAAATTGTATGCTCGCAGGTATTTTGATGAAGGAGATACCAATTTTGAAACTGCAGAAAGTGAATTCGGCGATGAAGCGGATGAGCTTTTAGAACTTGTTTCATTAACCCATAAGGCAGACCATTATGCATCTGTCTTAAGCGGCGGTGAAAAACAAAGGCTTATCATGGCAAGGCAGCTTGCAAAGCAACCTAAGGCTTTACTTCTTGATGAACCTGCAACCATGGCATGCCCTAAAACAAAACAAGAAATATTGGATGCAGTTAAAAAAATCAATAAGGAATTGAATATCACTGTTATTGTCGTATCTCATTTACCTGACGTTCAAAAATACCTTGCGGATAGGGTAATCCTTCTTGAAGACGGTGAAATTGCTGATGAAGGCAGCCCTGAGAAAATCTGTGACGAATTCATGGAAGACATGGACGATATCGTGGACATCAAGAACATATCAACTGATGAGGATGTTATTGACGTTAAGGATATCTATAAGAGATTCTATTTATTGACCGGTGGTGAAGTGCTTCAGATTGAAGATGTCAACTTCAAGGTCAAAAAAGAGAATATTTTAAGCATCATTGGACCAAGCGGTGCTGGTAAAACTGTGCTCCTAAGAATGCTTGGCGGTCTGGATGATCCTGATAAGGGTGAAGTCTTGTATAAGCTCGATGACGGCACTTGGGCTGACATTGACATTCCCGGCATGAACCGTATGAAGATAAGGTCAAAATTAGGATTTATGCATCAGGAATTTGCATTAAGCCATTATGCAACAGTCTTAAATCAGCTGGCTGTCCGTTTAGGTTATAAAAATGACAATATCATTAAGGAAGCTCAGGAAAGGGCTAGAAGAGTAGGCCTTAGTGAAGAATTGTTGGATTCATTTTATTTGCTCACTGATTTACCTGAAGTTGAAGCTCGTGACCGCTTAAGACAGATTGGACTTGATTCTGATATATTGGATGATCTGTTCCCAAGATTCCCGGAAACTGCAACTAAGGAAGCGGTAGCCGACATTTTCGAAAGCCTTGATTTGGACATGGACATATTGTACAGGAAATCCTATGAATTGTCCGGTGGTCAGAAGGTACGTGTAATGCTTGCATTGATTTTGGTTTCAAGGCCAAAATATTTGCTTTTAGATGAACCGTTCGGTGATTTGGACCCTGTAACCTTAAGGGATGTTACCAATGCTTTGAAAACAATTTCAAAAGATTATGGAATTACCATTGTAATGATTTCACATAACACTGACTTCATTAAAGAGTTAAGCAATAGGGCAATCTTCATGGATGACGGAAAAATCATCGACGATAGTGAAGACATTGATCAGATTGTAGGTAATTTCATTGATTTCTGTCATGCAGACTATCTGAAAGGAGATTAA
- the uvrC gene encoding excinuclease ABC subunit UvrC: protein MSTKVKSPDNLPNKPGVYIMRDATDTIIYIGKAKNLIKRVKSYFREKLDRPKTQILMSHFDSLEYIVTNSEKEALILEATLIKKHRPRYNVQLKDDKRYPYVKITDEEFPRLVITRNVTKNGVYFGPFTDAGSVKQTVKFLKSLFKIRTCRNMNGPCLNSQIDLCYAPCDGRITKEEYSKIINKIDLFFQGKYSTIVKNLKREMMQAAENEEFEKAAVIRDQISSIEEIMEKQFVDLADDDLDQDVIAIAPSKDEVVVIIMPIRNGKIVGRDDFLMSGAQYESSSEIMFAFIQQYYGYNRHIPKQILLDEDIDEKELLEEWLSDLRGNKVKIKVPQKGVKLRLVKMAKKNAEIIKHQKKKMESSLIELKKYLKLEKLPRVIEGYDISNISGKFAVGSKVSFKDGKPDKKKYKHFRMETPGPNDFAMMEELLTRRLKMIDSDPEPDLIVIDGGKGQLGMACGVLEKLNLTHIPIIGLAKEFEEIYLPNTKRPIIIPKNNKALHLLQQVRDESHRFAITYHRKLRSKDIQSSSLDDIVGIGKKRKINLLKAFGSIDNIKQASIEDLAKINGMNQKTAENVYNYYH from the coding sequence ATGTCAACTAAAGTTAAATCCCCAGACAATCTGCCGAATAAGCCTGGCGTTTATATAATGCGTGATGCTACAGACACCATTATCTACATCGGAAAGGCAAAGAATCTTATTAAGAGGGTCAAATCTTATTTTAGGGAAAAGCTTGACAGACCTAAAACTCAAATTTTGATGAGTCATTTTGATAGCTTAGAGTATATAGTGACAAATTCAGAAAAGGAAGCGCTTATTTTAGAGGCCACTTTAATCAAAAAGCATCGTCCAAGATATAATGTCCAGCTGAAGGATGATAAGAGATATCCTTATGTCAAAATCACTGACGAGGAATTTCCAAGGCTGGTCATTACAAGAAACGTTACAAAAAACGGTGTTTATTTCGGTCCGTTTACTGATGCTGGTTCTGTAAAGCAGACAGTCAAATTCCTGAAGTCATTATTCAAGATAAGAACTTGCCGCAATATGAACGGCCCTTGCCTGAACTCCCAGATTGATTTATGCTATGCTCCATGTGATGGCAGGATAACCAAGGAGGAATATTCGAAGATAATAAATAAAATCGATCTGTTTTTCCAGGGTAAATATTCAACCATTGTAAAGAATCTTAAAAGGGAAATGATGCAAGCCGCTGAAAATGAGGAATTTGAAAAGGCGGCTGTAATTAGAGATCAGATTTCTTCAATTGAAGAGATTATGGAAAAGCAGTTCGTTGATTTGGCCGATGATGATTTGGACCAGGATGTAATAGCTATTGCTCCAAGCAAGGATGAGGTCGTGGTCATTATAATGCCGATTCGAAACGGAAAGATTGTCGGGCGTGATGACTTTTTGATGAGCGGTGCTCAATATGAGTCATCTTCTGAAATCATGTTCGCTTTTATTCAGCAGTATTATGGTTATAATAGGCATATTCCAAAACAGATTCTCTTGGATGAGGACATTGATGAAAAGGAATTGCTTGAGGAATGGTTAAGTGATTTGAGGGGAAATAAGGTAAAGATTAAGGTTCCTCAAAAGGGTGTTAAGTTAAGGCTTGTTAAGATGGCAAAGAAAAATGCCGAAATAATCAAGCATCAAAAGAAAAAGATGGAAAGTTCATTGATAGAGCTTAAAAAATACCTTAAACTCGAAAAATTGCCCCGTGTAATTGAAGGATACGATATCAGTAACATTTCAGGCAAGTTTGCAGTAGGTTCTAAAGTGTCGTTCAAGGACGGCAAACCGGACAAGAAAAAGTATAAGCATTTCAGGATGGAAACTCCCGGACCAAACGATTTTGCGATGATGGAGGAATTGCTGACCCGCAGATTAAAAATGATTGACTCAGATCCCGAACCTGACTTGATAGTGATTGATGGTGGTAAGGGACAGCTTGGCATGGCATGTGGTGTTTTGGAAAAACTCAATTTGACTCATATTCCAATCATTGGTCTTGCAAAGGAGTTTGAAGAAATATATCTTCCAAACACTAAACGTCCAATAATTATTCCTAAAAACAACAAGGCACTACATTTGCTTCAGCAAGTCAGGGACGAATCTCACCGTTTTGCAATAACATATCACAGAAAACTCCGTAGTAAGGATATACAATCCTCTTCTCTTGATGATATCGTTGGGATTGGTAAAAAAAGGAAAATTAATTTATTAAAAGCTTTTGGAAGCATAGATAATATAAAACAAGCCTCAATAGAGGATTTAGCTAAAATAAATGGCATGAATCAAAAAACGGCTGAAAATGTCTATAATTATTATCACTAA